A window from Peromyscus eremicus chromosome 1, PerEre_H2_v1, whole genome shotgun sequence encodes these proteins:
- the LOC131900740 gene encoding vomeronasal type-1 receptor 4-like, which produces MDFWILAFRIIFLSETTTGILGNVSLIFYYLFFYCRKCILKPTDLILMHLLTANALIILSDGVPQTMAAFGFKNFLDSFGCQLLLYLQGFGRSASIGTTSLLSVFQVLTISPSNSCWKDHKLKFEKNIGYYIFLLWIMYMFINFIHFVYILANKYTNNVTRIWDFEYCRSIVRGEIGGSIYAALVVCPEVFFSVLMTWSSGSMIVILYRHKQRVKHIRSTHGSVRNSPESRVTQNILILVSTFLAFYTLSSILRGYIALLYNQNWWLMYFKSLTSLFFPSFVPFLLLYHYSIVSKLCLFRNRNKNHLISF; this is translated from the coding sequence ATGGACTTCTGGATTCTGGCattcagaattattttcttatcagaaactacaactggaattctgggaaatgtctCTCTAATTTTCTACTATCTGTTCTTTTACTGCAGAAAATGCATATTAAAACCCACAGATTTGATTCTCATGCACCTATTGACAGCCAATGCCTTGATCATTCTTTCTGATGGAGTGCCCCAAACAATGGCAGCTTTTGGATTTAAGAATTTCTTGGATAGTTTTGGATGCCAGCTCCTATTGTACTTGCAAGGATTTGGTAGGAGTGCTTCCATTGGCACCACAAGCCTCCTGAGTGTCTTTCAGGTCTTGACCATTAGCCCCAGTAATTCCTGTTGGAAGGATCATAAATTGAAATTTGAAAAGAACATTGGCTACTACATTTTCCTCCTCTGGATCATGTACATGTTcataaatttcattcattttgtatACATTCTTGCCAACAAGTATACAAACAATGTGACCAGAATATGGGATTTTGAATACTGCCGCAGTATAGTGAGGGGAGAAATTGGTGGTTCAATTTATGCAGCATTGGTGGTGTGCCCTGAGGTCTTCTTTTCTGTGCTCATGACCTGGTCTAGTGGATCCATGATTGTCATTCTTTACAGACATAAACAGAGGGTAAAACACATCCGCAGCACTCATGGTTCCGTCAGAAACTCCCCTGAATCCAGGGTCACCCAGAACATTCTGATCCTGGTGTCTACCTTTCTAGCTTTTTATACTCTCTCCTCCATTTTAAGAGGCTACATCGCTCTTTTGTATAATCAAAATTGGTGGCTAATGTACTTCAAATCCCtcacttctctcttttttccatcTTTTGTACCCTTTCTTCTCCTATATCATTACTCTATTGTATCCAAGCTTTGTTTGTTCCGGAATaggaataaaaatcatttaatctCATTTTAA
- the LOC131902571 gene encoding large ribosomal subunit protein uL14-like produces the protein MSKRGRGGSSGAKFRISLGLPVGAVINCADNTGAKNLYIISVKGIKGRLNRLPAAGVGDMVMATVKKGKPELRKKVHPAVVIRQRKSYRRKDGVFLYFEDNAGVIVNNKGEMKGSAITGPVAKECADLWPRIASNADSIA, from the coding sequence ATGTCGAAGCGAGGACGTGGTGGGTCCTCCGGAGCGAAATTCCGGATTTCCCTGGGTCTTCCGGTAGGAGCTGTGATCAACTGTGCTGACAATACAGGAGCCAAAAATTTGTATATCATCTCTGTGAAGGGAATCAAGGGACGACTGAACAGACTTCCTGCTGCTGGTGTGGGCGACATGGTGATGGCCACAGTTAAGAAAGGCAAACCAGAACTAAGGAAAAAGGTCCATCCAGCGGTGGTAATTCGACAAAGAAAGTCGTATCGAAGAAAAGATGGggtgtttctttattttgaagaCAATGCAGGAGTCATAGTAAACAATAAAGGCGAGATGAAAGGTTCTGCTATCACAGGTCCAGTCGCAAAGGAATGTGCAGACTTGTGGCCCAGGATTGCATCCAATGCAGACAGCATTGCATGA